In the Micromonospora narathiwatensis genome, one interval contains:
- a CDS encoding NUDIX hydrolase, whose protein sequence is MAVSPYIARLRRHIGHDLLMLYGVSAVVTDEAGRLLLARRGDNGRWSVPAGMVDPGEQPADALLREVHEETGVRVRIERLGGVATHPVVYPNGDACEYLNVWFRCRAVGGAAVADGDESLAVGWFDPDDLPELDDWSRLRIDTALREETAAWYAAPGRRHPALTRPDNL, encoded by the coding sequence ATGGCTGTCTCGCCGTACATCGCCCGGCTGCGCCGGCACATCGGACATGACCTGCTCATGCTGTACGGCGTCAGCGCCGTGGTGACCGACGAGGCGGGACGGCTGCTGCTGGCCCGCCGCGGCGACAACGGCCGCTGGTCCGTGCCGGCCGGCATGGTCGACCCGGGCGAGCAGCCGGCCGACGCGCTGCTGCGCGAGGTCCACGAGGAGACCGGCGTGCGGGTACGGATCGAGCGGCTCGGCGGGGTCGCCACCCACCCGGTCGTCTACCCCAACGGCGACGCCTGCGAATACCTCAACGTCTGGTTCCGCTGCCGCGCCGTCGGCGGCGCGGCCGTCGCCGACGGGGACGAGTCCCTCGCGGTCGGCTGGTTCGACCCCGACGACCTGCCGGAGCTGGACGACTGGTCCCGGCTGCGGATCGACACCGCCCTGCGTGAGGAGACCGCCGCCTGGTACGCCGCCCCGGGCCGGCGCCACCCGGCCCTCACCCGGCCCGACAACCTCTGA
- a CDS encoding polyprenol monophosphomannose synthase produces the protein MRVAAERRTSGHPGVGRVLVVIPTYNEADNVRRIVAGVRDAAPAVDVLVADDNSPDGTGAIADALARSDPHVHVLHRQGKEGLGAAYLAGFAWARERGYDAVVEMDADGSHAPQDLPALLAAARDADVVIGSRWTRGARVLNWPLRRLLLSRCANLYTRLALGMPVTDATGGYRVYRSTALDAIDLDSVRSQGYAFQVELSRLAHRAGVRIVEVPITFVEREHGDSKMSPLIMAEALWRITSWGLRDRRTAMRRGSPDELARWP, from the coding sequence GTGCGCGTGGCAGCCGAGCGGCGGACGTCCGGGCATCCCGGCGTGGGACGGGTGCTCGTGGTCATCCCCACCTACAACGAGGCCGACAACGTCCGTCGGATCGTCGCGGGGGTCCGCGACGCCGCGCCCGCGGTGGACGTCCTCGTGGCCGACGACAACAGTCCCGACGGCACCGGCGCGATCGCCGACGCTCTGGCCCGTTCCGACCCGCACGTGCACGTGCTGCACCGGCAGGGCAAGGAAGGTCTCGGCGCGGCCTACCTGGCCGGTTTCGCCTGGGCACGGGAGCGCGGCTACGACGCGGTGGTGGAGATGGACGCCGACGGCTCGCACGCCCCGCAGGACCTGCCGGCGCTGCTGGCCGCCGCCCGCGACGCCGACGTGGTGATCGGGTCCCGGTGGACCCGCGGGGCGCGGGTGCTGAACTGGCCGCTGCGGCGGCTGCTGCTGTCGCGCTGCGCCAACCTGTACACCCGGCTGGCGCTGGGCATGCCGGTCACCGACGCCACCGGCGGCTACCGGGTGTACCGGTCGACCGCGCTGGACGCCATCGATCTGGACTCGGTGCGCTCCCAGGGGTACGCGTTCCAGGTGGAGCTGTCCCGGCTGGCGCACCGGGCCGGGGTGCGGATCGTGGAGGTGCCGATCACGTTCGTCGAGCGGGAGCACGGCGACAGCAAGATGAGCCCGCTGATCATGGCCGAGGCGCTGTGGCGGATCACCAGCTGGGGGTTGCGGGACCGACGCACGGCGATGCGGCGGGGCAGCCCGGACGAGCTGGCCCGGTGGCCTTGA
- a CDS encoding RNA polymerase-binding protein RbpA — MGERMLRGSRLGAVSYESDRNTELAPRQTREYLCAKGHQFEVPFAVDAEVPTTWECKFDGSVARLVDGSEPEQKKAKPPRTHWDMLLERRSIAELEDILAERLQEVRTRRGRA; from the coding sequence ATGGGCGAGCGCATGCTGCGCGGAAGCCGCCTGGGCGCGGTCAGCTACGAATCCGACCGCAACACGGAGCTCGCGCCGCGTCAGACCCGCGAGTACCTCTGCGCCAAGGGACACCAGTTCGAGGTGCCGTTCGCCGTCGACGCCGAGGTCCCGACGACCTGGGAGTGCAAGTTCGACGGCAGCGTCGCCCGGCTGGTCGACGGCAGCGAACCGGAGCAGAAGAAGGCCAAGCCGCCGCGTACCCACTGGGACATGCTGCTGGAGCGGCGTTCCATCGCCGAACTGGAGGACATCCTCGCCGAGCGGCTCCAGGAGGTCCGTACCCGCCGCGGTCGCGCCTGA
- a CDS encoding FxsA family protein: MRRGMRYVPPALLLLAALELTVFVLVGRGVGFGAALLLVFAVSVLGLALLRREGMRAWRGFRAAAASGRPPGQQVTDGLVGLAGALLLALPGLVTGAVGLLLLVPPVRRLARVGAQRATERRVSSMVAGDLFGPRRVRVYRGAPQPPTATPQHQPAGEPGPAIEGEIVEPRRT, from the coding sequence ATGCGCCGAGGAATGAGATACGTACCCCCGGCTCTGCTGCTGCTCGCGGCGCTGGAGCTGACCGTTTTCGTCCTGGTGGGCCGGGGCGTCGGATTCGGTGCGGCCCTGCTGCTGGTGTTCGCGGTGTCCGTGCTCGGCCTGGCGCTGCTGCGCCGGGAGGGGATGCGGGCGTGGCGGGGCTTCCGCGCCGCCGCGGCGTCCGGGCGGCCACCGGGGCAGCAGGTCACCGACGGCCTGGTCGGGCTGGCGGGTGCGCTGCTGCTGGCGCTGCCCGGCCTGGTCACCGGCGCGGTGGGGCTGCTGCTGCTGGTGCCGCCGGTGCGGCGGCTGGCCCGCGTCGGGGCGCAACGCGCCACCGAGCGGCGGGTGTCGTCGATGGTCGCCGGTGACCTGTTCGGGCCTCGCCGGGTCCGGGTGTACCGGGGCGCGCCGCAGCCGCCGACGGCGACGCCGCAGCATCAGCCCGCCGGTGAGCCGGGCCCGGCCATCGAGGGCGAGATCGTCGAGCCGCGGCGGACCTGA
- a CDS encoding ABC transporter ATP-binding protein, which produces MSLNLTDVTLTYPDGGGRLTALDHVTLDAPKGSLTAVVGPSGSGKSSLLAVAATLITPDRGTVTVDGTPTTGMTRAELAALRRARIGIVFQQPNLLPSLTAVEQLQVMAPLDGRSPARARPRAMELLDAVGLAAEAGRRPHQLSGGQRQRVNIARALMNDPTVLLVDEPTSALDHDRGAAVIDLIARLTRQRAAATVLVTHDRTHLTAVDATAEMRDGRLRLPAPAR; this is translated from the coding sequence ATGAGCCTCAACCTGACCGACGTCACCCTCACCTATCCCGACGGGGGCGGCCGCCTGACCGCCCTCGACCACGTCACCCTCGACGCCCCCAAGGGCAGCCTCACCGCCGTTGTCGGCCCCTCCGGATCCGGCAAGTCCAGCCTGCTCGCCGTCGCCGCCACCCTCATCACCCCCGACCGCGGCACCGTCACCGTCGATGGCACCCCCACCACCGGGATGACCCGGGCGGAACTCGCCGCGCTGCGTCGCGCCCGGATCGGCATCGTCTTCCAGCAGCCGAACCTGCTGCCCTCGCTCACCGCCGTCGAGCAGCTTCAGGTCATGGCCCCGCTCGACGGTCGGTCCCCGGCCCGGGCCCGCCCCCGGGCGATGGAGCTCCTCGACGCCGTCGGACTCGCCGCCGAGGCCGGCCGGCGCCCCCACCAGCTCTCCGGCGGCCAACGCCAGCGCGTCAACATCGCCCGCGCCCTGATGAACGACCCCACCGTGCTGCTCGTCGACGAACCCACCAGCGCCCTCGACCACGACCGGGGCGCTGCCGTCATCGACCTGATCGCCCGCCTCACCCGCCAGCGGGCCGCCGCCACCGTCCTGGTCACCCACGACCGCACCCACCTCACCGCCGTCGACGCGACCGCCGAGATGCGCGACGGTCGCCTACGCCTGCCGGCACCGGCCCGCTGA
- the lnt gene encoding apolipoprotein N-acyltransferase, with protein MTTLDREEVRATDGARDGGGPRPLPLRVAAPLAVVAGLALLAAFPPYGVWPLAPVGVALLAAAAHRRRLRAGAGLGFLAGVALFAPLLEWTNLHTGVLPWILLSLLQAGYLALLGAAAAWVSPLVDRWRWSWPALTGVLWVGQEALRDRTPFGGFPWGRLAFSQDTSPLLRLAALGGAPLVTCAVAVAGGILVTAAWRDWRRPAGHWRPVAALAAALAALLAAGSAVPAGVRGGGKTVTVAIVQGNVPRLGLDFNAQREAVLDNHVTATLRLAEQVTAGAQPRPDLVVWPENSSDIDPLRNPEAGYRISQAAEAIGAPVLVGAVLLGPDAGQVRNAGLLWRPGSGVDLDQLYVKRHPVPFAEYVPLRKIARMVSAQVDRVRADFVPGATPGVIDAGAVTVGDVICFEVAYDGLVRDTVTGGGQLLVVQTNNATFDVAEARQQLAMVRLRAVEHGRAALMASTVGVSGFVTPDGRVDGATGFNTAAVVVRQMQLGDGRTPATRMGVWPEMALAALAVAALAGAAVLRRRRGGVPG; from the coding sequence GTGACGACGCTCGACCGGGAAGAGGTGCGCGCCACTGACGGGGCACGCGACGGCGGGGGGCCCCGGCCGCTGCCGCTGCGGGTGGCGGCGCCGCTGGCCGTCGTGGCCGGGCTGGCGCTGCTGGCCGCGTTCCCCCCGTACGGGGTGTGGCCGCTCGCGCCGGTCGGGGTGGCGTTGCTGGCCGCGGCGGCGCACCGGCGGCGGCTGCGGGCCGGCGCCGGGCTGGGCTTCCTCGCCGGGGTGGCGCTGTTCGCGCCACTGCTGGAGTGGACCAACCTGCACACCGGCGTGCTGCCGTGGATCCTGCTGTCCCTGCTGCAGGCCGGTTACCTCGCGCTGCTCGGCGCCGCCGCCGCCTGGGTGTCGCCGCTGGTGGACCGGTGGCGGTGGAGCTGGCCGGCGCTCACCGGGGTGCTGTGGGTGGGGCAGGAGGCGCTGCGCGACCGGACCCCGTTCGGCGGGTTCCCGTGGGGGCGGCTCGCGTTCAGCCAGGACACCTCGCCGTTGCTGCGGCTGGCCGCGCTCGGCGGTGCCCCGCTGGTCACCTGCGCGGTCGCGGTCGCCGGCGGGATCCTGGTCACCGCCGCGTGGCGGGACTGGCGTCGACCCGCCGGGCACTGGCGGCCGGTGGCGGCGCTGGCCGCCGCGCTGGCCGCCCTGCTCGCCGCCGGATCGGCCGTCCCGGCGGGCGTACGCGGCGGCGGGAAGACCGTCACCGTCGCCATCGTGCAGGGCAACGTGCCCCGCCTCGGGCTGGACTTCAACGCCCAACGGGAGGCCGTGCTCGACAACCACGTCACCGCCACCCTGAGACTGGCCGAGCAGGTCACCGCCGGCGCGCAGCCCCGCCCCGACCTGGTGGTGTGGCCGGAGAACTCCAGCGACATCGACCCGCTGCGCAACCCGGAGGCCGGATACCGGATCTCCCAGGCCGCCGAGGCGATCGGCGCGCCCGTCCTGGTCGGCGCGGTGCTGCTCGGCCCCGACGCCGGGCAGGTCCGCAACGCCGGCCTGCTGTGGCGGCCCGGCAGCGGCGTCGACCTCGACCAGCTGTACGTCAAGCGGCACCCGGTGCCGTTCGCCGAGTACGTGCCGCTGCGAAAGATCGCCCGGATGGTCAGCGCCCAGGTCGACCGGGTGCGCGCCGACTTCGTCCCCGGCGCCACGCCCGGGGTGATCGACGCCGGGGCGGTCACCGTCGGCGACGTGATCTGCTTCGAGGTCGCCTACGACGGCCTCGTCCGGGACACCGTCACCGGTGGCGGGCAGCTGCTGGTGGTGCAGACCAACAACGCCACCTTCGACGTGGCGGAGGCCCGCCAGCAGTTGGCCATGGTGCGGCTGCGCGCCGTCGAGCACGGCCGGGCGGCGCTGATGGCCTCCACGGTCGGGGTTTCCGGGTTCGTTACCCCCGACGGGCGGGTAGACGGGGCCACCGGGTTCAACACCGCGGCGGTGGTGGTCCGGCAGATGCAGCTCGGGGACGGGCGTACCCCGGCCACCCGGATGGGGGTGTGGCCGGAGATGGCCCTCGCGGCGCTCGCCGTCGCGGCCCTGGCCGGCGCGGCGGTGCTGCGTCGCCGCCGGGGAGGTGTGCCCGGGTAG
- a CDS encoding peptide MFS transporter yields MSGDMPVRGRPSDGKTFFGHPRALSTLFLTEMWERFSFYGMRAILVLYLTAAVADDGLAIRESTANAVYGTYNAMVYLMALPGGWIADRLLGARRSVLWGGVVIAAGHYVMAVPVRWSVFAGMTLIVLGTGLLKPNISAMVGDLYDRDSPRRDAGFSIFYMGINLGGFIAPLVTGFLGEKINWHLGFGAAAIGMTFGVIQYVLGRRHLGEAGARPADPLLGADRRRALTRIGVVALVALAVLAALALTGLFTVNTVVNLLTLVTVLVAVGYFARILTDREISTTERSRMKAYLWLFAFAAAFWLIYDQAGSVLNIFAADKTDRGVFGFTFPASWLQSVNPILIIIGAPLAAWLWLRLGHRVSTPMKFAVGLVLNGLSFVLMAAAAQAAVGDRLVSPWWLVAVYAIQVAGELSLSPVGLSATTKLAPVKYASQMLGLWFLATAVGDAIGGQVARLAGTWSEATYFLTFGLASVVLGLSAVMFARHIRALMAGIH; encoded by the coding sequence ATGAGCGGTGACATGCCGGTCAGGGGCCGCCCATCTGACGGGAAGACCTTCTTCGGTCATCCGCGGGCGCTGTCGACGCTGTTCCTCACCGAGATGTGGGAGCGGTTCAGCTTCTACGGGATGCGGGCCATCCTCGTGCTGTACCTGACCGCGGCCGTCGCCGACGACGGGCTGGCCATCCGGGAGTCCACCGCCAACGCCGTCTACGGCACCTACAACGCCATGGTGTACCTGATGGCGCTGCCCGGCGGCTGGATCGCCGACCGGCTCCTCGGCGCCCGGCGCAGCGTGCTGTGGGGCGGCGTGGTCATCGCCGCCGGCCACTACGTGATGGCGGTGCCGGTCCGGTGGAGCGTGTTCGCCGGCATGACCCTGATCGTGCTCGGCACCGGGTTGCTCAAGCCCAACATCTCCGCCATGGTCGGCGACCTGTACGACCGGGACTCGCCGCGCCGCGACGCCGGATTCTCGATCTTCTACATGGGCATCAACCTGGGCGGGTTCATCGCCCCGCTGGTCACCGGCTTCCTCGGCGAGAAGATCAACTGGCATCTGGGGTTCGGCGCCGCCGCGATCGGCATGACCTTCGGCGTGATCCAGTACGTCCTCGGCCGGCGCCACCTGGGCGAGGCCGGCGCGCGGCCCGCCGACCCGCTGCTCGGGGCGGACCGGCGGCGGGCGCTGACCCGCATCGGCGTCGTCGCCCTGGTGGCGCTGGCGGTGCTGGCCGCGCTCGCCCTGACCGGGCTGTTCACCGTCAACACCGTGGTCAACCTGCTCACCCTGGTCACCGTCCTGGTGGCCGTCGGATACTTCGCCCGGATCCTCACCGACCGGGAGATCAGCACCACCGAACGCAGCCGGATGAAGGCGTACCTGTGGTTGTTCGCCTTCGCCGCCGCCTTCTGGTTGATCTACGACCAGGCCGGGTCGGTGCTGAACATCTTCGCCGCCGACAAGACCGACCGGGGCGTGTTCGGCTTCACCTTCCCGGCGTCCTGGCTGCAGTCGGTCAACCCGATCCTGATCATTATCGGGGCGCCGCTGGCCGCCTGGCTGTGGCTGAGGCTCGGTCACCGGGTGTCCACCCCGATGAAGTTCGCCGTCGGCCTGGTCCTCAACGGCCTGTCGTTCGTGCTGATGGCCGCCGCCGCGCAGGCCGCCGTCGGCGACCGGCTGGTCTCCCCGTGGTGGCTGGTCGCGGTGTACGCCATCCAGGTCGCCGGTGAGCTGTCGCTGAGCCCGGTGGGCCTGTCGGCCACCACGAAGCTCGCCCCGGTCAAGTACGCCAGCCAGATGCTGGGCCTGTGGTTCCTTGCCACCGCCGTCGGTGACGCGATCGGTGGCCAGGTGGCCCGGCTCGCCGGCACCTGGTCGGAGGCGACCTACTTCCTCACCTTCGGGTTGGCGTCGGTGGTGCTGGGGCTGAGCGCGGTGATGTTCGCCCGGCACATCCGGGCGCTGATGGCCGGCATCCACTGA
- a CDS encoding LacI family DNA-binding transcriptional regulator — MTRAPGRGRSPGGQVTIADVARHAGVAASTVSYVLSGKRVISAVTRDRVLASVRALGYHPNAGARALASRRANVIALVLPLRTGMQVPVVMQFATAVVTTARRFDHDVLLVTSDEGPAGLRRIAGSAMVDGVLLMDVELEDSRVPLLRELALPSVLIGHPTDTTALACVDLDFQRAGEVCVEHLAGLGHRRVALLGAPAAVYGRGTGFAHRTRAGVVAAAARLGVDAVALPCEEGPAAVRRDLGSLLDRHPDVSALVVQNESAVGPVLAALPVLGRQVPRDVSVVAICPDQFAEQAGLTSVPVPAEEVGRQAVALLMRRLREDSVPEVTLLVPRLTVRDSTAAPARAAR, encoded by the coding sequence GTGACCCGCGCGCCGGGTCGCGGGCGCAGCCCCGGCGGTCAGGTCACCATCGCCGACGTCGCCCGGCACGCCGGGGTCGCCGCCAGCACCGTGTCGTACGTCCTCAGCGGCAAGCGGGTGATCTCCGCGGTGACCCGCGACCGCGTCCTGGCCAGCGTCCGTGCCCTCGGCTACCACCCGAACGCCGGGGCCCGTGCCCTGGCCAGCCGGCGGGCGAACGTGATCGCGCTGGTGCTGCCGCTGCGTACCGGGATGCAGGTGCCGGTGGTGATGCAGTTCGCCACGGCCGTCGTCACCACCGCCCGCCGGTTCGACCACGACGTGCTGCTGGTCACCTCGGACGAGGGTCCGGCCGGGCTGCGCCGGATCGCCGGCAGCGCGATGGTCGACGGCGTGCTGCTGATGGACGTGGAGCTGGAGGATTCCCGGGTGCCCCTGCTGCGGGAGTTGGCGCTGCCCAGCGTGCTGATCGGCCATCCCACCGACACCACCGCCCTGGCCTGCGTCGACCTCGACTTCCAGCGGGCCGGCGAGGTGTGTGTCGAGCACCTGGCCGGGTTGGGGCACCGGCGGGTGGCGCTGCTCGGCGCCCCGGCGGCCGTCTACGGGCGGGGCACCGGGTTCGCGCACCGGACCCGGGCCGGGGTGGTGGCCGCCGCCGCGCGGCTCGGCGTCGACGCGGTGGCCCTGCCGTGCGAGGAGGGCCCGGCCGCGGTCCGCCGCGACCTGGGATCCCTGCTGGACCGCCATCCCGACGTCTCCGCGCTGGTGGTGCAGAACGAGTCGGCGGTCGGCCCGGTGCTGGCCGCGCTGCCCGTCCTGGGCCGGCAGGTGCCGCGGGACGTCTCCGTGGTGGCCATCTGTCCCGACCAGTTCGCCGAGCAGGCCGGTCTCACCTCGGTGCCGGTCCCGGCCGAGGAGGTCGGCCGGCAGGCGGTGGCGCTGCTGATGCGCCGGCTGCGGGAGGACTCGGTGCCGGAGGTGACGCTGCTCGTCCCGCGGCTGACCGTACGGGACAGCACCGCCGCCCCGGCCAGGGCCGCCCGGTGA
- a CDS encoding coiled-coil domain-containing protein: MDAQATPETRPCAHCGRQVPQRVGAGRPFRYCRDNDGACQRASRNSRMRHRNAPGLPGQVARTWEAVDRLDQIVEALTEALHAELSPTGVERQLAQVRADAATQAAAAHTERDEARRDAEDAAATAVRARQEAQAALAERDAAGERAGRAEAEAAHAAERAAHAEKARDEARGQTSAAQALRVQAERDRDAARHELRTVRAELDTERRRVAELTAERDAARGDAVQAARSAGEAVERAERLRVETEAARAEAQRTRVETEAAHAEAQRVREKSAAAHAQAERARAEAADARRAEQEARTARERAETARAEAVAASAAARDELAARVGERDALAADLTVARQAGGAAEARLAELTVRLAAAEADRDAAQRRAGQLADQVSDLASALARLGSRPT, encoded by the coding sequence ATGGACGCCCAAGCCACCCCCGAGACCCGCCCGTGCGCCCACTGCGGACGTCAGGTGCCGCAGCGCGTCGGTGCCGGCCGGCCTTTCCGTTACTGCCGGGACAACGACGGGGCCTGCCAGCGGGCGTCGCGCAACTCGCGGATGCGGCACCGCAACGCCCCCGGCCTGCCCGGGCAGGTGGCCCGCACCTGGGAGGCGGTGGACCGGCTCGACCAGATCGTCGAGGCGCTGACCGAGGCGCTGCACGCCGAACTGTCCCCCACCGGGGTGGAGCGGCAGCTCGCGCAGGTCCGTGCCGATGCGGCCACGCAGGCGGCGGCCGCGCACACCGAACGGGACGAGGCCCGCCGCGACGCCGAGGACGCCGCCGCGACCGCCGTCCGGGCCCGGCAGGAGGCCCAGGCGGCGCTGGCCGAGCGGGACGCGGCCGGGGAACGCGCCGGCCGGGCCGAGGCCGAGGCCGCCCACGCCGCCGAACGGGCCGCGCACGCCGAGAAGGCCAGGGACGAGGCGCGCGGGCAGACCAGCGCCGCGCAGGCGTTGCGGGTGCAGGCCGAGCGGGACCGCGACGCCGCCCGCCACGAGCTGCGTACCGTGCGGGCCGAACTCGACACCGAGCGGCGGCGGGTGGCCGAGCTGACCGCCGAGCGGGACGCCGCCCGCGGCGATGCCGTACAGGCCGCCCGGTCGGCCGGCGAGGCGGTGGAGCGGGCCGAGCGGCTGCGGGTCGAGACCGAGGCGGCCCGCGCGGAGGCGCAACGGACGCGGGTCGAGACCGAGGCGGCGCACGCCGAGGCCCAACGGGTCCGGGAGAAGAGCGCGGCGGCGCACGCGCAGGCTGAGCGGGCCCGGGCGGAGGCCGCCGACGCGCGGCGGGCCGAGCAGGAGGCGCGGACCGCCCGGGAGCGGGCCGAGACGGCCCGGGCGGAGGCCGTCGCGGCGAGCGCGGCGGCGCGGGACGAACTGGCGGCCCGGGTCGGCGAGCGGGACGCCCTGGCCGCCGACCTGACGGTCGCGCGGCAGGCCGGCGGGGCCGCCGAGGCCCGGCTGGCCGAGCTGACCGTACGGCTGGCCGCCGCCGAGGCCGACCGCGACGCGGCCCAGCGCCGGGCCGGACAGCTTGCCGACCAGGTCAGTGACCTGGCCAGCGCCCTGGCCCGGCTCGGTTCCCGGCCCACCTGA
- a CDS encoding pyridoxamine 5'-phosphate oxidase family protein, which produces MGKTYERIDGRLRTFIEAQPMFFTATAPLTGDGTVNLSPKGLRGSFAVLDEHTVAYLDFAGSNAETIAHLRENGRITLMWCAFSGPPNIVRVHGHGEPVFRDDPRWTDLLRHFPDVDTSVHGLRAIIVVRAGLIRDTCGYAVPLMTYDADRDLHGRRFAREDDASLSAYFAGKEHVATSIDGLPGLPLPLPPTPAT; this is translated from the coding sequence GTGGGAAAGACGTACGAACGCATCGACGGCCGGCTGCGGACATTCATCGAGGCGCAGCCGATGTTCTTCACCGCCACCGCCCCCCTCACCGGAGACGGGACGGTCAACCTCTCCCCCAAGGGCCTGCGCGGCTCCTTCGCGGTGCTCGACGAGCACACGGTGGCCTACCTGGACTTCGCGGGCAGCAACGCCGAGACCATCGCCCACCTGCGGGAGAACGGCCGCATCACGCTGATGTGGTGCGCGTTCTCCGGCCCGCCGAACATCGTGCGGGTGCACGGGCACGGCGAGCCGGTGTTCCGCGACGATCCCCGGTGGACGGACCTGCTGCGCCACTTCCCCGACGTCGACACCAGCGTGCACGGGCTGCGGGCGATCATCGTGGTCCGCGCCGGGCTGATCCGCGACACCTGCGGATACGCCGTCCCGCTGATGACCTACGACGCCGACCGCGACCTGCACGGCCGGCGGTTCGCCCGGGAGGACGACGCCTCACTCAGCGCCTACTTCGCCGGCAAGGAGCACGTGGCCACCAGCATCGACGGGCTGCCCGGCCTGCCGCTGCCGTTGCCGCCCACCCCGGCGACGTAA
- a CDS encoding ABC transporter permease, with protein MGTVVTLISLLVGLLSGLTAGLGRENVSAITDLPADRVAFAAPGPGQDLSYADSTVTEGQWRRWAEVPGVTRAEPLGIAVTRATAGDAGVGVTVFGVRPGSALAPDGGRIDDGSVVLSTPAADDLDVRAGDTVTLAGRALTVAAVGGDASYSHTPVIWISLDRWQEIAPPAGAATGRTATVIALNTTADVDVRAADAAAGTRTVTIGDSLSAIGSYTSENGSLQLMRGFLFAIAALVIGAFFSVWTIQRGADVAVLKALGASTAYLLRDALGQAVVLLSAGTLVGAVAAAALGAAVTASAVPFLLTPATVLVPAAVIILLGVFGAALSIRRITSVDPLTALGSAR; from the coding sequence ATGGGGACCGTCGTCACGCTCATCAGCTTGCTGGTCGGGCTTTTGTCCGGCCTCACCGCCGGGCTGGGGCGGGAGAACGTCTCCGCGATCACCGACCTGCCCGCGGACCGGGTCGCCTTCGCCGCGCCCGGTCCCGGGCAGGACCTGTCGTACGCCGACTCCACCGTCACCGAGGGGCAGTGGCGGCGGTGGGCGGAGGTGCCCGGGGTGACCCGGGCCGAACCGCTGGGCATCGCCGTCACCAGGGCCACCGCCGGTGACGCGGGTGTCGGCGTGACCGTCTTCGGGGTCCGTCCCGGATCCGCCCTGGCCCCGGACGGCGGCAGGATCGACGACGGGTCGGTGGTGCTGTCCACGCCCGCCGCCGACGACCTCGACGTACGGGCCGGCGACACCGTCACCCTCGCCGGGCGGGCACTGACCGTCGCGGCGGTCGGCGGCGACGCCTCCTACAGCCACACTCCGGTGATCTGGATCAGCCTGGACCGGTGGCAGGAGATCGCGCCGCCGGCCGGGGCCGCCACCGGCCGGACCGCCACCGTCATCGCCCTGAACACCACCGCGGACGTCGACGTCCGGGCCGCCGACGCGGCCGCCGGCACCAGAACCGTCACCATCGGCGACTCGCTGTCCGCGATCGGCTCCTACACCTCCGAGAACGGCTCCCTGCAGTTGATGCGCGGCTTCCTGTTCGCCATCGCCGCCCTGGTCATCGGTGCCTTCTTCAGCGTGTGGACCATCCAGCGCGGCGCCGACGTCGCCGTCCTGAAGGCGCTGGGCGCCTCCACCGCGTACCTGCTGCGCGACGCGCTCGGTCAGGCCGTCGTCCTGCTGAGCGCCGGCACCCTCGTCGGCGCCGTTGCCGCCGCCGCCCTCGGCGCCGCCGTCACGGCCTCGGCCGTGCCGTTCCTGCTCACCCCCGCCACGGTCCTCGTTCCCGCCGCCGTGATCATCCTGCTCGGCGTGTTCGGGGCCGCCCTGTCCATTCGCCGCATCACCTCCGTCGACCCGCTGACCGCACTGGGGAGCGCCCGATGA